One window of Halonatronomonas betaini genomic DNA carries:
- a CDS encoding bifunctional heptose 7-phosphate kinase/heptose 1-phosphate adenyltransferase codes for MSLLESFECLLKGKTMVIGDLIIDEFLFGNPSRISREAPVLILEEKNREFRPGGAANAAYNIASISSKTKLLAISGNSKNWDNLSGLLVNEGVDISGVLLEGTNNNLKTRVIAGSNQVVDQQIVRIDRKYDSEIKEEFRDQIFDRFSTSLPEVDSILLSDYGYGLLNQSLIERIMEKAVAAKTPVIVDSRTQLGKFRRATIATPNIEEASQFWGSAIRSENDLKKAGNYILNKLNSRYLLITRGAEGMTLFDQSGCETVPVANKVEVFDVTGAGDTVSAVITLALAADIPIIDGVKLANYAAGEVVKKPGVASVSPEEIKEAISHEK; via the coding sequence TTGAGTTTATTAGAATCATTTGAATGCTTATTAAAAGGAAAGACGATGGTTATTGGGGATTTAATAATTGATGAATTTTTGTTTGGTAATCCTTCCAGAATTTCCAGGGAGGCTCCAGTTTTAATTCTTGAAGAAAAAAATAGGGAGTTTAGACCAGGTGGAGCTGCTAATGCTGCCTATAACATTGCAAGTATTTCCAGCAAGACAAAATTACTTGCTATTTCAGGAAATTCAAAGAACTGGGATAATCTTTCAGGGTTACTGGTCAATGAGGGGGTTGATATATCAGGTGTTCTGCTAGAAGGAACTAATAATAATTTAAAGACTAGAGTGATTGCAGGAAGTAATCAGGTTGTTGACCAACAGATTGTTAGAATTGATAGGAAGTATGATTCAGAGATTAAAGAAGAGTTTAGAGATCAGATCTTTGATAGGTTTTCAACTAGTTTACCTGAAGTAGATTCTATATTGCTCTCAGATTATGGCTATGGTTTATTAAATCAGAGTTTGATTGAGAGAATCATGGAAAAGGCAGTAGCTGCTAAGACACCTGTAATTGTTGACAGTCGAACTCAGTTGGGAAAATTTAGAAGAGCTACTATAGCAACTCCTAATATAGAAGAGGCTTCTCAGTTTTGGGGTTCAGCTATCAGATCTGAAAACGATCTTAAAAAGGCAGGAAACTATATTTTAAATAAGTTAAATAGCAGATATCTTCTGATCACAAGAGGGGCAGAGGGAATGACATTATTTGATCAGAGTGGTTGTGAGACTGTTCCAGTTGCAAATAAAGTGGAGGTCTTTGATGTTACAGGGGCTGGCGATACTGTTTCAGCAGTGATAACACTGGCACTCGCAGCAGATATACCTATTATTGATGGGGTTAAACTGGCAAATTATGCAGCTGGTGAAGTTGTTAAAAAACCTGGGGTAGCTTCAGTTAGTCCTGAAGAGATTAAAGAGGCTATTAGTCATGAAAAATAA
- a CDS encoding rod-binding protein: MEINNISNIQNQYEQTRQESEQIDAGELNDNLTKLAANNEDEALKAAINDFMSIFMQQMFQSMRNTVPDDGIINGGYAEDVFTEMLDEEISQTGSEQGLFKDINRQIYQQLSGE; encoded by the coding sequence TTGGAGATAAATAATATTTCTAATATACAGAACCAGTATGAACAGACCAGGCAGGAATCTGAGCAGATTGATGCTGGAGAATTAAATGATAATCTAACTAAACTTGCAGCAAATAATGAAGACGAAGCTTTAAAAGCAGCAATAAACGATTTTATGTCAATCTTTATGCAGCAGATGTTTCAGAGCATGAGAAATACTGTTCCTGATGATGGAATTATAAATGGTGGTTATGCTGAAGATGTATTTACTGAGATGCTGGATGAAGAGATTAGTCAAACAGGTTCAGAACAGGGGCTTTTTAAAGATATTAACAGACAGATTTATCAACAACTTTCAGGAGAGTAA
- a CDS encoding phosphodiester glycosidase family protein: MINKNSGILKNLVLVLPLTCLLILVLTLNAYGEDRLINFVGNNQRLIGDLIIDSSSFNFTPADQIELEATDKEIVLEKDREYFIEIVENENDESFLTIQIIALSERSEAEVIRENLENHGFTDNRIVFEDDLYKLQSGEFDSREKAEEYREKLADSGFEGWITGEITEPYELLIRDNSGKKIYQGPDINLDDAEFYINDTWLTGDFVLNLEDDRIKLDYFIPIDMAVAGNIASLENSHNQEFRQEELELLSIFLRTNLYGNAEEIFEKISAGEIDFNKPDSRIIDSVMKTQDNYIFYDGDIAYQDDFYPAGYLRTLFHWLSVDFNEETVLNDYYPEAEILNIMEYSRLETIVDARVQRGLNYKEIREETLRGNRNITVLELDLNRSNLKVRPFLANSTVSGLEDLVEIGRSNQALAGINGGFYEYSGRPLGIYMEDGNIVTGKVRDLVRSTLLIDEYGNIDIGIRDWNGNLGLEDGRDLMVSGVNQVPEDGQAVIINKYYGEQAPQLREGAVELVVNSQGEIAGINRSHFLAPSSIPEDGYIIQATGSKANILGRLSTGETISFENRFFPEPELEGDIVHALGAGPKLIEDGRINITSYREGFQRDIVYGNAPRSAAGITGDNKLLLVTVDGRQPERSIGMTLDELAEFMLDLGAEKAMNLDGGASARMMVRGFTMNVPSSERNIGNALLILPNM; the protein is encoded by the coding sequence ATGATAAATAAAAACTCTGGGATCTTAAAAAATTTAGTATTGGTTTTACCATTAACCTGTTTATTAATACTTGTGCTCACTCTGAATGCTTATGGTGAAGATAGGTTGATTAACTTTGTCGGTAATAATCAAAGGCTAATTGGTGATCTTATAATTGATTCCAGCTCCTTTAATTTTACCCCTGCTGATCAAATTGAATTAGAAGCTACTGATAAAGAAATTGTTTTAGAAAAGGATAGGGAGTATTTTATTGAAATAGTTGAAAATGAGAATGATGAAAGTTTTCTAACTATACAGATTATTGCATTATCTGAGAGGTCTGAGGCAGAGGTTATTAGAGAAAACCTGGAAAATCATGGATTTACTGACAATAGAATTGTATTCGAAGATGATCTATATAAACTTCAGTCTGGAGAGTTTGATTCAAGGGAAAAGGCTGAAGAATACAGGGAGAAACTTGCTGATTCAGGATTTGAAGGCTGGATCACAGGTGAGATTACCGAACCATATGAACTTTTAATAAGAGATAATTCTGGTAAAAAAATATATCAGGGACCAGATATTAATTTAGATGATGCTGAATTTTATATAAATGACACCTGGCTTACTGGAGATTTTGTATTAAACCTGGAAGATGATAGGATTAAACTTGATTATTTTATTCCAATTGATATGGCTGTAGCCGGGAATATTGCCAGTTTAGAAAATAGCCATAATCAGGAGTTTAGGCAGGAAGAATTAGAGTTGCTCTCAATATTTTTAAGAACTAATTTATATGGGAATGCAGAGGAAATATTTGAAAAGATATCTGCTGGAGAAATTGATTTTAATAAACCGGATTCTAGAATAATTGATTCTGTAATGAAGACTCAGGATAACTATATTTTTTATGATGGTGATATAGCTTACCAGGATGATTTTTATCCTGCAGGTTATCTTAGAACTCTCTTTCATTGGCTTTCTGTAGATTTTAATGAGGAGACTGTTCTTAATGATTATTATCCTGAAGCAGAAATCCTAAATATTATGGAATATTCAAGACTTGAAACTATTGTTGATGCTAGAGTCCAAAGAGGTCTTAATTATAAGGAGATACGGGAAGAAACCTTAAGGGGCAATAGAAATATCACAGTTTTAGAATTAGATCTGAACCGTTCTAATTTAAAAGTCAGGCCATTTCTTGCTAATAGCACTGTTTCTGGTTTAGAAGACTTAGTTGAAATTGGTAGAAGTAATCAGGCACTGGCCGGTATAAATGGTGGGTTTTATGAATATTCTGGTCGCCCACTAGGTATATATATGGAAGATGGCAATATTGTTACCGGGAAAGTCAGGGATCTAGTGAGATCAACTTTATTAATTGATGAATATGGTAATATTGATATTGGTATCCGTGACTGGAATGGAAATTTAGGCCTGGAAGATGGAAGAGATTTAATGGTTTCTGGTGTCAACCAGGTTCCAGAAGATGGTCAGGCTGTTATCATAAATAAGTATTATGGAGAACAGGCTCCCCAGCTCAGGGAGGGAGCAGTTGAATTAGTTGTTAATAGTCAAGGGGAAATAGCTGGTATTAATAGGAGTCATTTTTTAGCTCCAAGCTCTATTCCAGAGGATGGCTATATAATTCAGGCTACCGGTAGCAAGGCAAATATTTTGGGACGACTTAGTACTGGAGAGACTATATCCTTTGAGAATAGATTTTTTCCAGAACCAGAGCTTGAAGGCGATATTGTCCATGCTTTAGGTGCCGGACCAAAATTGATTGAAGATGGAAGGATTAATATTACATCTTATAGAGAGGGATTCCAGAGAGATATAGTTTATGGAAATGCACCAAGATCGGCAGCAGGAATAACTGGAGATAATAAACTTCTTCTGGTTACAGTTGATGGGAGACAGCCAGAAAGAAGTATTGGAATGACCCTGGATGAACTTGCTGAATTTATGCTGGATTTAGGAGCAGAAAAGGCAATGAACCTCGATGGAGGTGCCTCAGCAAGGATGATGGTTAGAGGTTTTACGATGAATGTACCAAGTTCTGAAAGAAATATTGGAAATGCCCTCTTAATTTTGCCAAATATGTGA